TTGGCGGCTGGTAAAGGGCCGGGCTGCTGTGGTTCCGCCAATAGAAGCGGCTTAGCTGCTGACGGAGGACCAGATCGCTGGTTGACTGGAGGGCCAGACTGCTGCTGGGCTCTAGCCTTGTTCACATAGGAGGAAGGGCAGCTGAAGAAAATGTGGCCTTTTTCGCCACACAGGCTGCACTGACTCTCAAAATTGCAGACTTTGGCCTTGTGGCCCAAGTTGCCACATTTCCAGCACTTTACGGAGGGGCACTGCTTTACCTGATGGTCGGTGGAATGACATATAAAGCAGCTGATGGATTGACCGGAGTAGATTATTCTCCCGTTGTAAGGGCCAAGGGAGATGGAGTTGGGGATTTGTGAAGTGTGTCCGTTTGCGTCTTTACGCATCTTTACTTTATATCTGCGAACACCATACCAGATACCAAACTTATCCACAGGTTTGTATGAATGCAAGATCTCACAAAATCTGCTCAGATACAGATCTATGTCATGGTCTGGTACTCGCCCAGTCCAGAATTTCACTATAATGTTTGTGATATCCATTTGAATGGAGGACTCGATGGACCAGTCCTTCCATTTTGGGTCTCCATTTTTAGAGGCTTGGGCTTCCAGGAAACGCTTTAAAGGTGCCTCGTGGAAAAAGCACAGCTCGAAGTCTTTTTTGTTAGGTAAGGCTATAAATGAGTACACGTCAGTAACGTTAATCCAGACAGACTCAAACAACAAAACTTCACCAACATACTCGCGAGTAGGGGGATCGCCGATGTATTTCAGGCGAACCCAAAACTGCCCGAATTTGGAGGCATACTGAGGTAAAAGGCCAGCGGGGGCCATAGTGGCCTACTGCCCACCAGGGCACGAATAGGAGACACTGTCTATGGTGTTCACACTGTTTAAAGAACAACTCAATAATATTTAGTAGGCTAATTTAAACGACTGTGAAATCACTGATTATGCCTTCTTCGGCGCTTTCACGGGATCAGGCATCGTGAGTTTCGTATGAGTAGATTACTGCTTCAACGAATCCTCATtattgctgaaatctgattggctcaacggcGCCGATCAAAGAAGTTTCCTCCCAATACTTTTTGTAGGGGCTGAACTCAGCCCAGGGTGGTGTGaccagagaaacacagaaccaaaaacggACCTAAACAGGAAGAACAAGGacacaaaaccacactcctaacactcagtgcatcatgggaaatcccccggcagtatagcagcataactaagggatggttcaggactcacctgagccagccctaactataagctttatcaaagaggaaagtcttaagcctactcttaaatgtggagatggtgtctgcctcctgaacccaaactggaacctggttccacaggagaggagcttgatagctgaacgctctggctccaagtctacttttggagactctggGAACCACAAGtgaccctgcattctgggagcgcagtgctctggtggggtagtaaggtactatgaccAATTTAAAGGGGCGCTAtggagttttcagcggccactagcggtgcggttttaagattgcaaccacgCGTGTGCAGTGTGCAAGACCATACTtgataactaaataaaacttacCGGTACAAAGTCCAGCAGATATGAAATAGCAGATTTGATACTGCACCTCTTCCTGCAGTTGGCAGAAGCAAGTGTGTCAGGACTTGCAGCATAGTGTAGCACTTCTCATCTATTTAATATAAGAGCACAATTGTTGAGACGGTTACAATTATGCCTGCAACTGATGAATTAATGCACTGCTTATTCGATAAATGGTgatgcccatcacaatttcttaAGCCTAAGATGAATTGCTtattttgtaaaacaaacagCCCAAGATTAATTTTACAATCAAAGATTTCACAGCTGAGGAGGTTGAACTAGggaatatttgtcatttttgcttaaaaattaCTCCAAGTCATTTAAAGCTCTCTGCTCAAAGTTTCAGTCAACGTTGATCAAAACCaatcaataatatatatattagcagTTAATTATTACTTACCATCATTACAGTTTGGATTCTGATCCAACAGAGTGGTTACACTCCCCTTCTCCAAAGCCGCAATCCGTTTCAGTTTTGGAATAACCGATNNNNNNNNNNNNNNNNNNNNAaatatatcgtgataataaAACTTATTCCAAACAGATGTTAATgttcagttttaattttttatttattgtaattaattaatttgtatgaaaatgtgttgtgcaGCATGCCAATTTTTAACATTATATAATGTACTCCCTTTAAATAACTTGGCATTGCTAGCCTTATTTCTATTTCATTGTCTTGTATTTCACCCATACTTTGCTTATTTATGAATTGCTTATTTTGTAAAACGAACAGCCCAAGATTAATTTTACAATCAAAGATTTCACAGCTGAGGAGGTTGAACTAGggaatatttgtcatttttgcttaaaaattaCTCCAAGTCATTTAAAGCTCTCTGCTCAAAGTTTCAGTCAACGTTGATCAAAACCgatcaataatatatatattagcagTTAATTATTACTTACCATCATTACAGTTTGGATTCTGATCCAACAGAGTGGTTACACTCCCCTTCTCCAAAGCCGCAATCCGTTTCAGTTTTGGAATAACCGATGATTCCCATCTTCGGATTAGCATCTCTCCCTTTCCCTCAAACATCTTTCCAAACTCTGCATCTAGCTAATGTTGTGTAGAGAGAACCAGAATGTGAGCTATTTCCACAACACCTTTTAACAAATCAAAATAACATAACACACTAAAAAATCTCTGGTAAATATGCAAATTAATAAAATCACACTTTGatattaaatagtttttaaCATCCACCACACACTAATTTGGAATCTACATCTATATTTTATCCATCTGAAAACTTAATGAAACACATTTGATAAAAGTCGAATAAAATTCTTACCAGGGATGGCATGTCGATGAAACGGGGGTACTGTTGGGAAATGTCACCAACTGTTGGCATCTGCCATCTCTAgaagttatttattttctctaattTGCTTGGTTGCTATTTGTTTAATACCAATACGAAGAGATTACACAACAGTCCTGCTGGCCTCTATATGTAGGCTTAACCTACTACTACTGATCTTACTGATAACTCTATGTAGATTTAAAGAAGTAAAAGAattgtattaaacagaaataacaaaattaGAGCAGGGCTAAAAAACAAGTAAAGCAAAGCGAAACTGATGCACAGCAGATGGTACGCTTATTCTAAAAAGATATCTGCACGTTTctgcttttacttgagtaggtttgcGAAATggtaattttttacttttacttcagtgtttttttatagGAGTAATTTTCATTTTACTGGAGTAAAGATTTTCAGAAACCAGCACTAGCCCTGACATGAGTGAAAGACCTGAAAGACAGCAGCGATGAGGGCTAGCAGAACAGAGTCGTGTACTttacttgcataaaattctcaagaattAAAGAATAAAATTCTCTAAAGTCCCAGAGGCACCAACAAATGTTTCTTTCTGAGTGGGCTGATGTGGGACAAATTCTTGGGCCATTTTTTCGCCCCAGTCCGCACCAGATTAACATCAATCTCTACTGATATTCATGGCCAACTAATTATAGCTATATCTTGAAATCAAGGTACGGATAACATGACTTATATTAGCTAACTCAATGGGTCTTAATTTAGCCTATATGCCAGGCCCCGCTCCTGAGAAAAAAATCCTAAACAGTGTAATAGTTACAGATGGATTCCGATTTTCTGTTCTTAAAACATGACAAACTTACAATCCATGTTTTGCCACGAGATCACCGACGCAAACAGTGATGatctttttccttccttctgtaGATAACACCCCTGTGCGCTCATATTCAGCTATTGTATCAGGTGCCTTCCTGGTCAGGAACGACTGTAACGGCAGTGAGTCTTCGGCCTAGTGTTTAAGAATGCCTGATTTAGTATGAATGAATAATTTAGAGAGAGTTTTACTGCAGTGCTCACCTGAGTACTTTCAGTCTGGGTAGGCTGAACTGTAGGTGGATTTCAGTGGCCAGATAAACTTGAAATTTGTCATAGTCTTGCACAGCTGTGGTGATGTCACAGTCAATGTAGTCATTGAAGTCTTTGTAATATTTAAGAAACTGTTCTAACTGAACAGGATGGGAGAATTCTGAGTAACAGAATGTCAAAAGTTGTGGGGCATCACTGATGTGGAAGATCTTTTTGCATGTTTCTGTATTGTCTTTATAGATACTAACAAGTACAGTTTTGGTCAGTTGTCCAGTGTCAAAAGACCCAGGAGGCCCAGGATCCTCTAAAGATTGGTCCATTTGCtgaataataaagaaataatagaATGTTAATATTTAGACAGATAATGCAGCAGCCATTTTTTACTGATAACAATACTTTTACACAAAGCATTAGCTGATATAGCAGctcatttcttttttccaaCATAAAATCTATACACTTATTATTAGGTAACATGAGGCTGCAGCTAACTTACACTTTCATACACAAACAATCTTACAGATCTGAATGAACGTTAGATGGCTAAATGttcttaaatgtattaaaagtaaataataaaagaagaatTAACTAGCCATGGCTATATGAGGTAACTTACATCATtagctacagtgggggaaaaaagtatttgaccccttgctgattttgcaggtttgcccacttacaaagaatgcaacaatctacaattttaatcatatgtacattctaacagtgaaagacagaatcccaaagaaaattccagaaaatcacatcatatgaatttataaaaattgataaccatctgatgaggaataacaagtatatgaccccctaccaaacagcaagtattctggctcctacaagccagttagtctttctttaagacacagccccaatcccaaccaattatctacatcaaatacacctgcctcacctcgttacctgtataaaagacacctgtcaacacccaaacaaccagcatccaacatcaccaccatgggcaagaccaaagagctttctacggacatcagggacaagattgttgatctgcacaaggctgggatggtctacaagagaatcggaaagcaacttggagagaaaagatcaactgtcggtgcagttatcaggaaatggaagaagcaccacaccaccgccaacctcNNNNNNNNNNNNNNNNNNNNACAGATATTTTCCAATTTCATTGGGCAACATGACACATAACCACACCTACATCATTGCACTTATTTCAAAACTATGTATCTTGGATTGATGTAGATCTGATCATCtaaaaaatgtgtctgaatATCTAGGGGTCGGGAATCTGACACACCAGAAGGAATTTTAACAAGTTTGTACTCCTCCATCTTTTCCACAGCATATGAGTAAAAGTGATcatcaaaatatttaacattaactATCCTTAAAAAAGTCAAcagtgtttctgtccacctTTGGGAATAAATGAACAACTTCTCCAAAGATTGGTTCCTTTTCTGAACTAGCTGACAACATCAGAATGCTCCCTGTTCTGTATGTATGTCCACCTACACCAACTGTGTTTGACACATAAACCGTCTCTGTTGCCTCTTCTGCAAAGGAGCTCAGTTCTTCACTTATTTGGTCACCATGTTTCAAAGAATGAACAACAATAGGATATgcatttggtacagatatctGAACATTTAGTGGGTCCCCAAATTTCCAACAATACATTTGTTGCACCTGGTTTTTATAAGCCAGAGTTTTTGATATATTCCTGAAATTGCACACAGCATGTGCTTGCCGTTTGAGGGGATTATGCTTTGCTTCAAACCTCATACACCAAAGTTTTGACAAAGGTCCAAATTGAATCAACATAGTTGGATAATGTGTCATGAAATGGTGTTTTGGGATGAGGTGTCGATCAGGATAAAGTTCTTTGAACAACTTATGATGATCTATGATAAGCTGTTTCAGGAACACTGCAAGACCTCTGGTTACAACAGGAGCAAATATAATGCTACATATCTCTCGTAACAAAATGAACAACTGCCAGTGCAGACTTTCAGGACTGACAATGTCCACCAAAAGAAGAGGCAAGTTTTGTATGAGACACCAcatctgtgctgctgtttgtttgatgGCTGTCTCAGATTTCAGGTTAAGGATTACacttggtttgttttttgtgtttgaataCCCATAGTCATAGCTGGCTATCCTTTCATTCAGCTGTTGTGTAGTGTCGAAGTAAAAGTTTTACTTCCAAAGGTGCAACACCCTCAAGCACATCATGCATTATGTCAACCCCTACATTTTCAGTTACATGAAAGTATTCCAAAGTATTCAAGCACGAGTCTTGTTTGATTCCTGTAACAGTGACATCATTCAACACAACATGCTGCTGGTaattgtgtctgtctctcttttcaaGATCATCTTCATTGAACACACTTTGTGAAGTTGTTTTATCAACAAGGCAAATATGGCAGAACCTGTTAGCAGAAAAACTTTCTGCGTAGCCACACAGCACATGAAAAGCAAGATTGTCAGCAGTAAAAAGGCAGATCATTCCGTGTACTGTGTGTTTCTCCTCTCATCTTAATGTCAATGCCTTGACTCTCTAGGATTTTTATGTCATCTAAGAAAGGCTGAAAAATCTTTGCAAAGCCATATTTTTCTCTGTCAATAGCATTGAATAGAAGGCAAAGGTGAATGTTTGCCAAGCTTGAATTATACTCAGGGGGTAGGTTTCTCAATGAAAAATACACTGCTCCCATTTTATGAATCTTTGTTTTTGACCCAAGAGGATTAACTGTCTCCAGATCATCAAAGTATAGCTGAATCTGTAGAGCATCGGGATGTGTTTTGTATAGTTCATGTCTAGCAAAATGAGCACCATCACAATAGTCACGCATCTTTCCATCTGTACTTCTATGAGACTGCAAATACAGGGTCTGAAATTTCTCATTATTAAAGATTAATTTTAGAGTTTCGAGGACGGAAATATACTGAAATGTATCAGCTGCAAGTGTTTGTTGTGCAATACCATTTTTTCTTATAGTTTCAGCTCTGTGGCCTAAGAAGATCTCGGTTGGCTTAACAAGAGAGTACTCAGTTTCAAAGAATTTAGACATTTTATAAGGGCTATCTATATTCTCAAGGGACTCTCTTGCAGTCTCAAACTCTTTCATTAATGAACGAACCCCCTCGTTGTCATCTGGAACAGCTAAGCTTTTGAGCAAAGCAGTGGTAGATGCTTGAAGGCTGTCAATAGTCCTGTCCAAAAGTTCTTTAGTGCAACTTACACTTCTTTGTACATCACTTAATGTTACATTAGAACAAGAGTACATCTTTGCAGCAAACGTAGCAGCATGACTGGTGACTGAAACTGCATCCTCAGACTTAGCAGAACACAAATTGGCATCCTCTTCACAATCTGATGTTGCATCAAGAATCAAATGTGTGTTGTTGCTGATATTTGCTGCATTGTCCTCTGTAAGGTTGTCTGACACATCTTCTAAAAGCTGGGTAGCCATGTTTAGTGAGCTATCCCCTGATGAATGCTCTCTTGCAAGATGCTTAGAATAGGAATTGATGTTATGGTATGAACGCACACAGCCATTTTGGCTGCAAAATATGGTGTAGTCCTGTCCGTCAGATAGGGAATGTACGGCACGAAGATGCCAGCGAAGTCTCCTGATCTCAGAGCTAACTGGCTTTTTACATATTGGACAAGAGTACATGACAAGCTGATTTAGGCTAAAGCCTGAAGCTTGCTGATGAGCTCCAAGACTTTAGATCTTCTTGCAGTGTTAGACATTGGCAAGTCATATACATACTCCAGAAAGATGAAAACTGAAGCAAGCTGGGGAGGATACGAAAGGTTGTAGACCCAGTAGAACTTGAACAGCTTATCCAAGGCACAGGTTAGGCTCTCATCTTCCAATGGAATTACAACTTTGTCGTTTCTGGCAACAATGACAAACTGGTGCACTTCACTGGTCAGGTTTCCGATGCAGACTAGTTGTGGTTGCTGGCCCTTTGCAGCGATGTCAACAGTGTCACAAAGCGAGGAGATCCTGGTTCCAGactagagagaaagagagacagagagagaggtgataAATGCAATAACAGGGGTACAGGGAGTCAGAAAGGAGGAAAGATATGTAGCCAGAAACACTCTCTCAAAAACTTACAATTACTGTTTACATGCTGCACATGTTAAGGATCATTAAGTTTTATTATCAATGATACAAGATCATACTtgataactaaataaaacttacCGGTACAAAGTCAAGCAGATATGAAATAGCAGATTTGATACTGCACCGGCTTGACACTGCACCTCTTCCTGCAGTTGGCGGAAGCAAGTGTGTCAGGACTTGCAGCATAGTGTAGCACTTCTCATCTATTTAATATAAGAGCACAAGATAATTGTTGAGACGGTTACAATTATGCCTGCAACTGATGAATTAATGCACTGCTTATTCGATAAATGGTgatgcccatcacaatttcttaAGCCTAAGATGAATTGCTTATTTTGTAAAACCAACAGCCCAAGattaattttacaatcacaGATTTCACAGCTAAGGAGGTTGAACTAGggaatgtttgtcatttttgcttaaaaattaCTCCAAGTCATTTAAAGCTCTCTGCTCAAGTTGAAATGGCTATCAAAGTTTCAGTCAACGTTCAGTCAAAACCgatcaataatatatataagcAGTTAATTATTACTTACCATCATTACAGTTTGGATTCTGATCCAACAGAGTGGTTATACTCCCCTTCTCCAAAGCCGCAATCCGTTTCAGTTTTGGAATAACCGATGATTCCCATCTTCGGATTTGCATCTCTCCCTTTCCCTCAAACATCTTTCCAAACTCTGCATCTAGCTAATGTTGTGTAGAGAGAACCAGAATGTGAGCTATTTCCAGAACACCTTTTAACAAAtcaaaataacataacatattaAAAATCTCTGGTAAATATGCAAATTAATAAAATCacactttaatattaaatagtttttaaCATCCACCACACACTAATTTGGACTCTACATCTCTATTTTATCCATCTGAAAAcataatgaaacacatttgataaaagtcaaataaaattcTTACCNNNNNNNNNNNNNNNNNNNNAAATGTCACCAACTGTTGGCATCTGCGTGCTGATCCAATTCCTGCGATGGTTGAAGGTCTTTTCCATTGCAGTTTTGATGGTGGAGATGTTCTCAGATGATGGCTTCATTCTCTTGATGATGGTCAACCATTCAATTGGGTCTTCATCAGCTGGTGACTGTGTTACTGATGCTCCAGCTGAAACACTGCAGGGAACTTTTCGTTTTCGTTGATAGCGTCGCTGTCCCTCTTCAAGATGCCGCCTCATATTCCGAAGCTTGATTTCTATAAATCCTTTATGGGACACAGGGTCATATAGATGCTcctacaaacacattttaattgaaaagtaGAATTTTGTAAGCAACAACCTTTTGCCaataaaaactaatttatttcaGCAAACTGAGTGCTAAACACGGCCAGATTCAATTTTAATACGTACATATCCTTCGTTCTCTCCACAAACGCTGAGATTCAGAGAGGGAAATATTGCAATCAAGGATTTAGCCAAGTTCAGCTTGTCTGCAGTAGAAGGGTAGCTGTTTGAGGCAAAACATGAGATGTGCATTACTATGAAAGGcaataagaaataaatgaacaacaTGAAGTTACATAATgtatacacatttttatatgaTTTTTGAAATTTTTACTTTTCCATTAATTGCGTATTAAAGCCTATTTAGTCTCTGCAGATGTAGGCTATGCACTGTATAAAAAAGGCAGATTCTCACTGGATTGATACTGATAGCCTAAATTTGCAGAATCCTCTCGTTGCACAGAGCATTACTTTGTTTTGATAgaagttatttattttctgtaatttgCTTGGTTGCTATTTGTTTAATACCAATACGAAGAGATTACACAAGTCCTGCTGGCCTCTATATGTAGGCTTAACCTACTACTACTGATCTTACTGATAACTCTATGTAGATTTAAAGAAGTAAAAGAattgtattaaacagaaataacaaaattaGAGCAGGGCTAAAAAACAAGTAAAGCAAAGCGAAACTGATGCACAGCAGATGGTACGCTTATTCCAAAAAGAGAAGATATCTGGCCTGCACACactaaacaatattaaaacacaaagtaacttGTACTTTGTGTAGTGTATTACCAAGCACGTTTctgcttttacttgagtaggtttgtGAAATggtaattttttacttttacttcagtgtTTCTTTATAGGAGTAATTTTCATTTTACTGGAGTAAAGATTTTCAGAAACCAGCACTAGCCCTGACATGAGTGAAAGACCTGAAAGACAGCATAGATGAGGGCTAGCAGAACAGAGTCGTGTACTttacttgcataaaattctcaagaattAAGGAATAAAAGTCTCTAAAGTCCCAGAGGCACCAACAAATGTTTCTTTCTGAGTGGGCTGACATGGAACAAATTCTTGGGCCATTTTTTCGCACCAGTCCGCACCAGATTAACATTAATCTCTATTGATATTCACGGCCAACTAATTATAGCTATATCTTGAAATCAAGGTACAGATAACCTGACTTATATTAGCTAACTCAATGGGTCTTAATTTAGCCTACATGCCGGGCCCCGCTCCTGAGAAAAAATCCTAACCAGTGTAATAGTTACAGATGGATTCAGGTTTTATGTTCTTAAAACATGACAAACTTACAATCCATGTTTTGCCACGAGATCACCGACACTAACAGTGATGatctttttccttccttctgtaGATAACATCCCTGTGTGCTCATATTCAGCTATTGTATCAGGTGCCTTCCTGCTCAGGAATGACTGTAACGGCAGTGAGTCTTCGGCCTAATAAGGAATTACgacaatgcaaaaataaaaacagagttGTTAAGAATGCTTGATTTAGTATGAATGAATAATTTAGAGAGAGTTTTACTGCAGTGCCCACCTGAGTACTTTTAGTCTGGGTAGGCTGAACATTGATGATCTGTAGGTGGATTTCAGTGGCCACATAAACTTGAAATTTGTCATAGTCTTGCACAGCTGTGGTGATGTCACAGTCAATGTAGTCATTGAAGTCTTTGTTATATTTAAGAAACCGTTCTAACTGAACAGGATGGGAGAATTCTGAGTAACAGAATGTCAAAAGTTGTGGGGCATCACTGATGTGGAAGATCTTTTTGCATGTTTCTGTATTGTCTTTATAGATACTAACAAGTACAGTTTTGGTCAGTTGTCCAGTGTCAAAAGACCCAAGAGGCCCAGGATCCTCTAAAGATTGGTCCATTTGCtgaataataaagaaataatagaATGTTAATATTTAGACAGATAATGCAGGAACCACTTTTTACTGATTACAATACTTTTACACAAAGCATTAGCTGATATAGCAGctcatttcttttttccaaCATAAAATCTATACACTTATTGTTAGGCTGCAGCTAACTTACACTTTCATACACAAACAATCTTACAGATCTGAATGAACGTTAGATGGCTAAATGttcttaaatgtatttgtattaaaagtaaataataaaagtaagtTTAATTAGCCATGGCTATATGAGGTAACTTACATCATTAGCTACATTAGCTAACTTACacagcaaagaaaagaaagaaagaagaaaataaatattccaGCCTCATGATGCAAAAAAATAGTAAGCCAGGCTCTTCAATCATAACCTTCATCATAAccagacctttttaataccacccaggatgaaatttaatgccAACTTCACTTCCATACAATgtaaaatctgtatgaatttgaAACTCGAGAAAATTATTATTCACCAAGTTACCCAAATTTAATACTCACGTTCATATTTAATCACATCACGAACTCTATGCTATGAagccaaaaatacaaaataaatagaataataaaaaatgaaactaGTGCAGTATGTGTGTTATAATTAGTTACAACTTGGCTAAAATaaggtaatgtaatgtaatataatatgctaATGTGAAtgccaattatttttttatcctgttctgttttagcatctaaaggctgcttgaaatatagtattataACGTATAGTATCactatcagaatcagctttattgccaggtatgtgtacacatacaaggaatttgactcaggattgtacattgctcacgatgtattggcttgaaagcatCGGGGATAAGTAGTTgggctccggtttgtttttttcctagTCCTGGTGATCGGCGCATTTGGGTTTGTTTAATAATGTGCGTTAGTTAGCCTACAACAGCGGCGCAACGgcgacacacagacacggtcctCGCCTCATACACAACTGTCTCAccgttgctgttgtaacattcaCTGACCAGTAATCTGCAGCGGGTCTTCTAGCTCCGCTGTTTCATTAGCGCTCGCCATAGTGTGACTGACTCGCACACTGATCCGCTTGTTGAGCTAACCTCAGCGCCGCTGCCCTCAGC
This region of Micropterus dolomieu isolate WLL.071019.BEF.003 ecotype Adirondacks unplaced genomic scaffold, ASM2129224v1 contig_14242, whole genome shotgun sequence genomic DNA includes:
- the LOC123966794 gene encoding uncharacterized protein LOC123966794: MPTDDNCPRAQVHFGNRIKKWTRRREFAPVVTASKNLEQMDQSLEDPGPLGSFDTGQLTKTVLVSIYKDNTETCKKIFHISDAPQLLTFCYSEFSHPVQLERFLKYNKDFNDYIDCDITTAVQDYDKFQVYVATEIHLQIINVQPTQTKSTQAEDSLPLQSFLSRKAPDTIAEYEHTGMLSTEGRKKIITVSVGDLVAKHGFYPSTADKLNLAKSLIAIFPSLNLSVCGENEGYEHLYDPVSHKGFIEIKLRNMRRHLEEGQRRYQRKRKVPCSVSAGASVTQSPADEDPIEWLTIIKRMKPSSENISTIKTAMEKTFNHRRNWISTQMPTVDG